The following is a genomic window from Chloroflexota bacterium.
GACGTATCCGCTCGATTTCGGTGAGCAGTGCTTCCAGTCCCTCAACCACGCCATCGTCTTCCACACCAGCCTCCAGCGTGTAACTGTCCACGGGGCGCACCACGTTGCCGGAACTGCCAAAGGCATAGAGGAACGGGGCATCAGCCTGTCGAGCGATCTCCGCCAAACGCAAATTGAGCAACTCGCTGAAGAGGGCTTCCACCAGCGACTCTTGAAAATCACCGGTAGTCCGGTCGACCCTGGCCGGGTGCATGTTTTCGATCGATACAGATGTGGTGGTGTTTTCCGGGTCGCTGATGACCAGGAATCGAGTACGGTCCATGGCGGGAACCTGGTAGTACCGTCGGGGCTCTCCGGCCGGCGCAGGTGGGAGTTGGGAAAAGCGATCCTGAATACGCGCTTCCATCAGATCGGCATCGAAATCGCCGACCGCGATGATTGCCATCAGGTCTGGCCGATACCAGGTTTCGAAAAAACGACGGGTCGCTTCGGGCGGCGACTCCCGGATGATATCCATATCCCCGATGGGTAAACGCTCGGCGTAGAGGGAGTCTTCGAGCAGCACTGGCCAAATCTGCTCCAGAATGCGGCCGCTGGCATTTTGGTCCCTCAGCCGCCATTCCTCGACAACAACACCGCGTTCCTTGTCGATCTCCTCTGCGTCGAGCAGCGCATAAGCGGCCCAATCCTCCAACACGTCAAGCGCTGATTGAACGATCAAGGCATCATCGGTGGGAATGTGCAGCATGTAGACAGTCTCGTCGAATGAGGTGTATGCGTTGACATCGGGCCCGAACTCGATTCCCAGGCTTTGCAGAAAGCCGACCAATTGGGTCTTTGGGAAGCGCCGCGTGCCGTTGAACAGCATATGTTCCAGGAGGTGAGCCAGACCCTTTTGATCTTCATTCTCGAGGATCGATCCCGCATCAATGGCGAGCCAGAGTTCGGCGCGTTCTTTGGGTTCCTCATTGTGGCGAATGAAGTAGGCAAGGCCATTGTCCAGCTGTCCGGTGCGAACCTGCGGGTCGAAGGGCAAGAGGTTCGCCTCGAGCGGCTGGCTGGAAGGCGGTTCATCGGAAGTGGCCACAAGGAGCGGCGGGAATGAAGGCTGAAGAACCGGCACACAGCCGGCCAAGAGCATGAGCAGAATCAACGCTGCAGGAACAAAATGTTTCATCGGGAAAGCTACCTCCATCGTCGGGCGACATCATTTCCGGCACCGGTCCGGAACCGCCGGCCCGGTTGTGCCCAGTCTATTGAGGGTACCCATGTCTGTCAAATTGGAGTCAATCGGTGTCTTTCTTGACACGGGGGCCCATCGTGGTATACTTTAGAACGATTCTAACATAAGAATGATTATCGATTTGTCAGGAGTTCTATGAATCACACCACTTTGCGTTCCCAGCAGATGGAAGAGGCCCTTCGCCAGGCAGGCTACCGAATGACACCGCAGCGCCTGGCTATCTGTGAGGTATTGGCCGGCAGCGCCGACCATCCAACGCCCTATTCTGTCTTCGATCAGGTGCGGGAGCGTTTTCCCACGGTCAGTCGCGCGACTGTCTATAACACGCTCAACGCCCTGCGTGACCTGGGCGAGATTGTCGAAATCGGCCTTGGCCGCAGCGAGACCCACTATGAGCCCAACCT
Proteins encoded in this region:
- a CDS encoding Fur family transcriptional regulator; this encodes MNHTTLRSQQMEEALRQAGYRMTPQRLAICEVLAGSADHPTPYSVFDQVRERFPTVSRATVYNTLNALRDLGEIVEIGLGRSETHYEPNLAPHANLICLRCGRIVDYDGLPLQELGSEVAADTGFDVKNTRLEVFGICDKCQRA